One stretch of Brevibacillus laterosporus DNA includes these proteins:
- a CDS encoding citrate synthase/methylcitrate synthase translates to MEKMLAIGLEGIVVAETDLSLVDGQNGLLVYRGHWARDLAISHTFEEVAYLLWFGALPTSEQLSRFHTALAQQRALPEEVKQIIDAIPHDRDRMTVLRTAVSALGGAEQSWPPSLEQSIAITAKMPTIIAYREARKIGREPLEPRMELGHTANYLYMLKGTEASYAHVRALDAYLVLTQEHGMNASTFAGRVVTSTQSDMYSALTAAIGALKGPLHGAAPSEVTDMINAIGSKDKAEDWIRERLESGQRLMGFGHRVYKTIDPRATALRVVAADLAADDPWFDLATHVEQVGTKLLAKYKPNRKLHTNVEFFAAAVMRAVGLDESLFTPTFAVSRTVGWCAHILDQASRNRIIRPESEYTGNMPKS, encoded by the coding sequence ATGGAAAAAATGTTGGCGATTGGGCTAGAAGGAATTGTTGTAGCTGAAACAGATTTAAGCCTAGTCGACGGGCAAAACGGATTATTGGTCTATCGGGGTCATTGGGCTCGCGATCTAGCCATTTCCCATACATTTGAAGAAGTCGCTTATTTATTATGGTTTGGTGCATTGCCTACATCAGAACAATTATCCAGGTTTCACACCGCCCTAGCTCAACAAAGAGCCTTACCGGAAGAGGTAAAACAGATCATAGACGCTATTCCGCATGATCGAGATAGGATGACAGTATTACGGACAGCCGTCTCTGCTTTGGGTGGTGCGGAACAAAGCTGGCCTCCTTCCTTGGAGCAGTCTATTGCCATTACAGCAAAAATGCCAACCATCATTGCTTATCGGGAAGCTCGAAAAATTGGTAGGGAACCGCTAGAGCCTCGGATGGAGCTTGGCCACACGGCAAACTACTTGTACATGTTAAAGGGAACGGAAGCCAGTTATGCGCATGTGAGAGCATTAGATGCTTATCTGGTTTTGACCCAAGAACATGGTATGAACGCTTCTACTTTTGCTGGGCGAGTAGTAACTTCCACTCAATCGGATATGTATTCTGCACTTACAGCAGCAATTGGTGCTTTAAAAGGTCCTTTGCATGGCGCAGCACCGTCAGAAGTCACAGACATGATTAATGCGATCGGCAGTAAAGATAAGGCAGAAGATTGGATTAGAGAGCGGTTAGAGAGCGGTCAACGCTTAATGGGCTTTGGTCACCGTGTATATAAAACCATTGATCCGCGGGCTACAGCGCTGCGGGTAGTAGCCGCTGATTTGGCAGCAGATGATCCGTGGTTTGATTTGGCTACCCATGTGGAACAAGTGGGAACGAAATTATTGGCTAAGTATAAGCCGAATCGTAAGCTGCATACCAATGTAGAATTTTTTGCCGCTGCGGTCATGAGAGCAGTTGGATTGGATGAATCACTGTTTACACCTACTTTTGCTGTCAGTCGTACAGTCGGCTGGTGTGCGCACATCCTGGATCAAGCGAGTCGTAATAGGATCATCCGTCCGGAGTCAGAATATACGGGAAATATGCCGAAATCGTAA